The genomic segment TCCGGAAGTCCCCCGAGCACGCGAACGCGTACGTGGTGCTGGGGATGATCTACGAGGAGATGGGGGATCTGGTGCGGGCGGAACAGGCCTACATCCGGGGAACCGTCGCGAACCCTAAACTCCCCAGAGCCTACCTCATGCTGGGCCGGCTGTACACCCGCAAGGGGAAGTTCGAGCTCGCGGCCCGGAAGTACGAGGAGGCGCTGCGGCTGGACCCCCGCAACCCGCACCTGTACACCCTCATCGGCAACCTCCACGAGCAGCAGGGCAACGTGGACCTGGCCCAGAGCTACTACGAGCGGGCGTTGCGGGTGGACCCCAACCACGCCCTGGCCGCCAACAACCTGGCCTACACCCTCGCGGACCGAGGGGTGAACCTCGACCGGGCCCTGGAACTGGCGAAGATGGCCAGGGAGCGGATGCCCAAAGACCCTCATGTGGCGGACACCCTGGGATGGGTGTACTACCGGCGGGGGCAACTCCGAGAGGCCCTCCCGCTCCTGGAGGAGGCGGCGCGGGGTCTACCGGACAACCCCACGGTCCGCTACCACCTGGGCATGACCCACCACCGGCTCGGGAACCGCGCGGAAGCCAGGCGGGCGCTCGAGGCCGCCCTGGGCCTCAAACGAGACTTCCCGGAGTCCGGGGAGGCAAAGCGGGTACTGGAGGAACTGAGGGCCCCCGTGAGGTGAGCCTGCACTCCCGGGCGCAAGTCCAGGGTGGACCGCCGTCCTCACTTCCCCACCGCGGCGATGAGGAGCACCCCGGTGCGGTCTGCGGCTTCCCGGGCCGAGGGGTGGATCACGAACCCGAACAGGGCCGGGACCGGAGGGCCCGCGAGTTGCGGGGCGAGGCTTCGGAAGCGCCGCACCAGGGTCTCCACGTCCCGGCCGTAGATGCGGCTGCGGACCTCGCCCACCACCACGACCCGCTCTCCGTCCCGCATCCCCTCCCCGAAGAAGTCTACCTCCACCTCCTCGCCGTCCACGGTGAGCAGCACCCGGCGCAGCTCGTCCCGCCACTCCGGGCGCTCCCTGAGCAGCCTCACGAGGTCCTGGAAGTCCTTCACCGTGAACGGCATCTCACAGGCATTGTACCTCAGGCCACGGGTCGCCTTCCGGGGCCGTCTTGCGGGGTCAGGGGCCGGTGCAGGGGAGGGCGAGGAACTCTGTCGTCCCGGCTTCTTAGCAGGCGCTGGAGCACGGTGCGATGGTGCGGGTGCCAGGGGGAGAAGTCCGGAGTGGCCCGGGGGTTGTAAGGGCTAAAAGGCTGAGGCCCTCTCCGAGGGTGGTGGGGCCCCCGTAAATTGATCCCGGAGAATCCTCCTTTTGGAGGAGAGACCGGGGTGGGCTTTCGGGCGAGGATGAAACCGGTCCGAGCGACTCCAGATGGGGAGGTCTGCATGGGGGACTCGAAGGAAATGCGGCAGTCGGGGCCGTGGGTGGTCCGGGGATTGCGGTGGGTTGCCTTGCCGGCCCTCGCCACCCTGTTTCTCGTGTTGGGCGGGGCAGCGGTAGCTGGCGCTGTGCCGGTTCTCGACTTCAATATGGACGCGACACACCCCGCGGGTGCGAGCATCTCGTACGCGGGGGGAACGAATCCGCTGGTGGGCATAAACATCAGCGTGGATAACGTAACAGGGCTGGGTACGCCTTTGAACAGCGGCATCACGCTAACCATCGTGGGAGGAATCCTCAACTTCACCACGGGGAACCTTATCGGGTCTACTTCGACGTCCTGGCTGTTTGGGGGCGGAGGTTCTATCACCCTTGTCGGAAAGATTCCGGATCTTGGCATCAATACCCTCACCACGCTGCTGAGCGGGACCTGGACGAGCGCCAGCGTGTTCAAGATCGGCGATACGTTCCGGATCGTGGGAGGCACGTTCGTGGACACGAAGCTCAAGGCCCTTACCGACTACTTCGGACTCCCAGACGGGGTCACGCTCTACCTGGGGAACATCAACTTGAGCTTTAGTGCTACGGGAAGTCCACCCAACGCGTTCTCAAGCACTCGGGTCCTGAGTGGGGACCTGTTGAACACGCCCAGAGTTCCGGAGCCGTCCGCGGGTCTGCTCTTCGCGTCCGCGCTCGCCTCGGCTCTCGGGGCCGTTTCCCTGGGCTCGCTCAGGCGTAAGGGCACGCCCGCCTGCGCGGCGGCCTAGTTTCTGGGTCTGGGAACTGGTCGGGGAGAGCTGGAGCAGGCTCTGCCTGAAGAGCCTGCTCCAGCTGTTTGTGGCCCGCTATCCCTTCCCTCCGCTCAAGGCCAGCAGCGTCTCCAGCTCCTCCCGGAACGCCTCCCGGCCCTCGGGGGTGGCCCGGACCCAGGTGCGGGGCCTACGGCCCACGTACCCTTTGTCCACCGCCACATATCCCGCTTCTTCCAGGACCCGAAGGTGGGCGGAGAGGTTCCCGGGCGTGAGGCCCAGGAGCTCCCGGAGCGCCTCGAATTCCAGGGCGCTTTCCTCCGGCAGGGCCGATAAAGCGGCCATGATGCGTAGCCGCGTGCCCTGCGCGAGGGCATCCCGGGCCATCTACCGCCACCCCCACCGGGTTCCCGTGAGGAGCCCGCTCGCCAGCAGGGCAACCGCCCAGGCGAGGGCGCCGATGGGCCTCAGGTGCGCGGGGGCCAGGAAGTGGCCCAGCAGCACGGCAACCCCCGCCGCGGTTCCGGCCAGGGCCGCCACCGGGAACCACCACAGCCCGTAGAGCACGTACCCCAGGGCGAAGACAAGGTGCGGTAGAAGGCTACCCTCCCCTGACCAATCCAGCCCCGCAAGATGCGGGAGCCCGAGGGCCACCAGCGTCACCAGGGCCCAGTGGAGCGGGTGCCGCCACCACAGGGGATCCCGGACCCGGACCTGAGGTCCCAGCACCCAGCCCACGACGATGCTCGCCACGGCTCCCAGTCCAACCAGGATCGGCCAAGCGACCCTTCTCACCTCCTGGGAACCCGTCAGCTCTGCGACCCCTCCCCCGAGGAGCACAAGCCCCCACAGGATGGAGTACGGGGCGAATAGGCCGGCGGTGGCCCAGCGCCGGGCCCGATCCACCACGGCCCGCACCTCCCGGACTTCCCGCACCAGCCCTTCCTCAGCTCCCATGTTCTCCCACCTCCCAGAGTACTCTGTACTACAAACACATTTGCAAAATCCGCGTAGACTTGTCAAGGGGCTGCCTCAAGCGGGGTTCTTGGGCTTACGAAGGGCTCAGGACGGCTACCGGGATGGGTCTCTAGGGGATCCGGGTCGCAGGGGGCACGGGCCGGTCCGGCCGGCCCATCAGGATCTCCAGGGCGCGGTCTCCCTCGTTGAAGAGGAGGTCCACCACGGAGAGGTCCGGCAAGAAGCCCGCCTGGGGGAACAGCTGGCGGTACGTAGGGCAGCTCCAGTTCTGCAGCCGCACTTCGATCCCCGCCTCCTCGAAGAGGCCTACGTCCAGGTGGTTCGTGGCCGCGTAGTCGCCCGTGAGGTAGACGTCGGCTCCCAGGGCCCGGCAGATGGCCACGAGCCGCTCCGTGGCCCGGCCCGGCACCCCGAGCTCGGAGCTGCGCACGAGCTGGGTGCCCGCGCCCAGCGCCCGGAGGATCTCCGCCAACAGGTGCAAATTCAGCTCCCACAGGGACTCCCACTCCCGGGCGTAGACCGCCTCGAAGACCTCCGCGTACCGGCGGAAGTAGGGGGCCCGGCCGTAGTTCGTGCGCAGGGCGTTCCAGTGCTTCCTGCGCCAACTTTCCCGGTTGCAGATGCGCACCTCGACGATGGGTTTGCCGAAGGGATCCTCCACGGGCACGGTGAGGTAGGTCCAGCCCTGCGCGGTCTTGATCCTGTTGCGGTTCTGCCACCCGTTCTTCGTGTACTGGGCGTCGTCCAGGAGCACGAACACCTCGCTGCGCACGACCTTGTCCACGTACCGCAACCAGGGGAGGTAGTGGGGCTGGTGGGCGGCGACGATCATCCCCGGAGTCCCGCGGGCGCAGGGGGGGCGTGCCGCAAAAAGCCGTTCTCCCGACACCACCCGATGGTCCGGCGCAACCCCTCCTCCAGGTCCACCTGGGGTCGGTAGCCCAGGACCAGGCGGGCCCGGGTGAGGTCCGGCACCCGCCGGGGCGTGTCCTCGAACCGCTGGCCGTATTGGTCCTCGTAGGGCACGAACACGATGCGGGACGCACTGCCCGCGAGGTCCCGGATCAGCTCCGCGAGCTCGCGGATGCGGATCTCCCGGTCGTTGCCGAGGTTGAAGACCTGTCCTTCCGCCTCCGGAGCCTCCGAGGCCAGCAGCACCCCGGCCACCAGGTCGTCCACGTAGCAGAAGCAGCGGGATTGTTTGCCGTCCCCGTGCACGGTGAGGTCCTCGCCAAGCAGGGCCTGCCGGATGAACCGGGCCACCACCGTCCCGTAGCCGTTCTCGTGGATGCGGGGGCCGTACACGTTGAAAAAGCGCAGGATCACCACGGGAAGGCCCTGGGCCGCGTAGGCCCAGGCGAAGTGCTCGTCGATGGCCTTGGCGCTGCTGTACGACCACCGGCTCACCGTGGTGGGCCCCAGGACCCGGTCGTCGTCCTCCCGCAGGGGCGCCTTCGTCGCCTTCCCGTACACCTCGCTGGAGCTCGCGAGGACCACCTTCTTCCAGTGCCGGAAGGCGGCCCGCAGCACCGTCTCCGTCCCCTCCACGTTCACCTGGATGGCCTGCAGGGGGTTCTGCACGATGTACCAAACGCCCACCGCGGCCGCCAGGTGGAACACGAGGTCGCAGGACTCCACGAGCTCGTCCACCACCGCCGGGTTCAGGATGGAGTCGTTCACGAACCGGAACCGGGGGTTCTCCAGGTGGTGGCGGACGTTCTGGATCCGGCCCGTGGAGAGGTTGTCCAGCACCACCACCTCATCCCCCCGCT from the Armatimonadota bacterium genome contains:
- a CDS encoding WbqC family protein, producing MIVAAHQPHYLPWLRYVDKVVRSEVFVLLDDAQYTKNGWQNRNRIKTAQGWTYLTVPVEDPFGKPIVEVRICNRESWRRKHWNALRTNYGRAPYFRRYAEVFEAVYAREWESLWELNLHLLAEILRALGAGTQLVRSSELGVPGRATERLVAICRALGADVYLTGDYAATNHLDVGLFEEAGIEVRLQNWSCPTYRQLFPQAGFLPDLSVVDLLFNEGDRALEILMGRPDRPVPPATRIP
- a CDS encoding transcriptional regulator, which produces MARDALAQGTRLRIMAALSALPEESALEFEALRELLGLTPGNLSAHLRVLEEAGYVAVDKGYVGRRPRTWVRATPEGREAFREELETLLALSGGKG
- a CDS encoding GDP-mannose 4,6-dehydratase, with product MRALVTGGAGFIGSHLVDRLLERGDEVVVLDNLSTGRIQNVRHHLENPRFRFVNDSILNPAVVDELVESCDLVFHLAAAVGVWYIVQNPLQAIQVNVEGTETVLRAAFRHWKKVVLASSSEVYGKATKAPLREDDDRVLGPTTVSRWSYSSAKAIDEHFAWAYAAQGLPVVILRFFNVYGPRIHENGYGTVVARFIRQALLGEDLTVHGDGKQSRCFCYVDDLVAGVLLASEAPEAEGQVFNLGNDREIRIRELAELIRDLAGSASRIVFVPYEDQYGQRFEDTPRRVPDLTRARLVLGYRPQVDLEEGLRRTIGWCRENGFLRHAPPAPAGLRG